Genomic segment of Paenibacillus sp. FSL R5-0623:
TCAACCGTATCCGGTTATAGCAGCGTGAGCTACACGGACAAACAGATTGATACCACGCTCAAAAATGCGGACTATGTGCTGCTCCCGGTATGGATGGTCAACTATGACTATAATCGTGCACAATACACGTTTGCCATGAATGGTCAGACAGGTAAAGTGGTCGGTAAACCGCCGATCAGCAAAGCCAAAGTGGCCGGATGGTTCGCAGGAGTCTCTGCGGTCTCGTTGTTGTCACTGAAGCTGGTTTCCTGGATGATGGGAGGCGGATTCTTATGAGAAAAAGAACCCCTCTGGCCGTGATGGCTACGCTCCTTTTACTAGTGATCACCCTTGTCGCTCCGTTGATTCCCATGTCATCGGCATCCGCAGCGGAGAGCAAAAATCTCATCTACGATGAGGCCAACCTGCTGAGTGAGCAGGAGAAAAGTGAATTGAATCTACTTGCGAATCAGTATGGCGCGGAACGGCAGACGGACTTTGTTATTTATACAACAAATAATGTTGAGAATCAGGATGTTATGCTCTTAACAGAAGATTTTTATGATGAGCAGGGGTTAGGTTACGATAAGAAATTTGGTAATGCTGTCATATTGACGATGGATATGAACAATCGTGAAGTATATTTGGCTGGGTTTTATAAGGCAAAAGAATATCTGAGCGATCAGCGGCTTGATGCTATCCGTACCCGAATTACCTCTGAATTGTCCAGTGGGGATTATAAACTCGCATTTGAGAAATATATTGAGCTCTCTTACAAATATATGGGGTATGAACCCGGTGTGAATCCGAACAATATTTTGTTTAACGGCTGGTTTCAGTTGGGAGTGTCTGTGGTTCTTGGCGGTATTGTTGTTGGTATTATGACCTATTGTTCCGGGGGACGTGTCACGGTCAATCGTGCAACTTATGAGGATTCAAGCAATTCCAGTGTAATTGATCGTCAGGATCGTTATATCCGCACAACCGTAACCAAGCGCAAGATCGAGAAGAACAATAACAATGGTGGCGGAGGAGGAGGGGGCGGAACCTCCCGAGGCGGTCACTCACACAGTGGAAGTAGAGGTTCGTTCTAGTCACTACTGAGTATACGGATTTTATAATTAGAAGGGATGGGAACGAGTATGGGATTTTTCAGAAATCAGTTTTCGAATGTGGTGGAATGGGAAGAGTTCAGAGATGACATGATATTTTGGAAATGGAGTAACCGGGAGATCAAGAAGGGGAGTAAACTTATCATCCGTTCGGGTCAGGACGCTATTTTCCTGAATAACGGTAAAGTGGAAGGCATTTTCGAGGACGAGGGCTCATTTAATATCGATTCGGAGATCATTCCGTTTCTTTCTACATTAAAAGGATTCAAATTCGGATTCAACAGTGGCATGCGGGTCGAGGTATTGTTTGTAAATACAAAAGAGTTCACCGTGCGCTGGGGCACGCAAAGTCCTGTGTTGATTCCAACACCACAACTCCCGGGCGGGATGCCGATTCGGGCCAACGGTACATTTAATTTTAAAGTAAGTGACTACGTGACCCTGATTGATAAGATTGCAGGGATCAAGCAGAGTTATCTGGTGGAGGATGTCAAAATCCGAATCACTTCCGTGCTGGATCAGCTTCTAATGAAGTGGATTAGCCGCGAAGGGAAGGATATGTTCAACCTGCAGGCCAATGCATCGGATATTGCCAAGGGGATTCAGGAAGATCTGGATATGCAGATGATGGACATCGGGATTGGGATTACCGGTTTTCAGGTGATGAGCTTCAATTATCCAAAAGAGATTCAGGATATGATTACAAAGACCGCTTCGCATGAGATGATTGGTAATCTGCAAAAGTATCAGCAGGTCAGCATGACAGACGGCATCGCATCCGGTAAAGTACAAGGCGGCGGCGCAGCTTCGGATATGGCGGGCATGATGATGGGCATGAACATGGCCAATGAAATGATGAAAAACATGAACCAGAACCAAGGCCAGAATCAGAACAACAATGCCAATTCGTCTTCGAATCAGAATGCCGACGAGAAGCCAGCGGGAAATAGCAACGGTGATTCAAATACATCTTCATCTACAGAAGGCAACAAGAAACCAAACTTCTGCCCGAACTGTGGAGCCAAAAATGAAGGAGCCAACTTCTGTCCGAATTGTGGTCAAAAGCTGGGCTAATCAAATAAATACACGTAGGGCTAGGTTCGTAGTAAGTGAAATTACTGCGAACCTAGCCCTTTTTTGTTTGGAGTCATACTTAAAGCAACATGGAGTAGAGCAGAGGAACGGGTGCAGTAATTTAATTTTTATAAAAAAGTTGACAACCGATCATAAATCATTTATCTTTAACTTAAGATATTTAATTTAAATATAAAAACAGCCAAAACGAATATCTTTAATCCATTACACAAGGAGAGATCAAGATGATGATCCCAACATTGACCAGAATAAATGAACTTTCAAGAAAAGCCAAAGAGGGCGGATTGACGGAGATGGAGAAAGAGGAACAGGTTCGTCTTCGCCAGGAATATCTGCAAACTTTTCGCGGTTCGGTCAACGACATTCTGCTGAATGCAACCATCTATGATCCAAACGGCGATGACGTGACTCCTGATAAATTGAAACAAGAACAGGCCAATCAAAATAAAAACTAGAATATAATTCGCTAGATCATATATCTTAATTTAAAGATAATACAAACCTACTATAAATCAATTAACTAACTCAAATAGCTCTAACAACTACTCAATTCAAAACATGCTTACCAAACCAAGGAGGAATTAATCATGACTATTCAAACAGCAGGAATTCACCATATTACAGCTTTCGCAGGAGATCCACAGGCCAACGTTGATTTTTATGCCGGAGTTCTGGGACTTCGTCTGGTGAAAAAAACAATCAACTTCGATGCACCTGATGTATATCATCTGTATTTTGGCGATGAACACGGAAGCCCAGGTACCATCATTACCTTCTTCCCATCCGCTGGATCACCACGGGGCAAAATTGGCGGAGGTCAGGTCGGCATCACTTCCTATGTCATTCCTCCTGGGTCGATTGGCTTCTGGCAGAATCGGCTGGAACAGTATAACATTGAGGTAACCAAAACAAGTCGCTTCAATGAAGACCTGCTTCAATTCGAAGATGGCGAAGGCCTGCGGCTTGAGCTTGTTGAACGGGAAGAGGGAGCAACCAGCACTTGGGCGCACGAAGGCATTCCAACAGATAAAGCAATCAAAGGTTTCGGTGGTGCTGTCCTGTTCAGTGTTAACCCGCAAAGAACGATGGATGCTCTTGAGAAAATTTTGGGATTTGTCAGAGTGAGTGAAAATGAAGAGTATGCTCGTTTCCGGTCCAGCGGGGATATCGGTAATGTCGTAGATGTTCCAGTGACCCGTATGGCTCTGGGTATGGGCGGCGCAGGAACCGTACACCATATTGCATGGCGCGCCAAAGACGATGAGGAGCATGCACAGTGGAGCGAAGCTGTACGTGATTATGGGTACCAACCGACTCCAGTTCGGGATCGTCAGTACTTTAACGCAATCTACTTCAGAGAAGCTGGCGGCATTCTGTTCGAAATTGCTACCGATCCTCCGGGTTTTGCCAAAGATGAACCTGCTGATTCGCTTGGACAAAAATTGATGCTGCCAGAGTGGTTTGAGAAATACCGCCCTCAAATTGAGGACAATCTGCAACCGATTGAAGTCAGAACGCTCGTACCTGCTACAGCTGCGAATTAAGAGAAAAACTGAAAAAGCGAAGCGTTCGCCTAAAAGCTTTCTGAAAGAAAGCTACATCGGAAGCATATGCTATCCCCGGATTTTCCCTTGGGAAAAGGGAACTAAAAAATCTGGGGATAACAGCGATTGGAGGGTTATTCTGTCATCGAAGTGTATGTGTGAATCATCTTTAGTTCAACTTATATAGCTGACGTTAGATTATGAGAAAAACCTAAAGGAGCAACGAAGGATGATGGAGAAAAAGGTTACCTGGCTGGAGCTGTTTTACGATCTGCTCTTTGTAGCAGCGGTCGCCAAAGCGGGTCATGTCTTATTGCATGCCGAACATGGAGTAATTACGTTTGAATATTTAATGAAGTTTGTGCTTATTTTTATCCCTGTTTGGTGGGCATGGGTTGGTCAGACCTTGTTTATTAACCGCTATGGTCAAGATATCCTGATCCATCGAATATTCCTCATCCTTCAGCTTCTGTCCGTTATGGTCATGACGGCGAGCCTTTCTACCCATTTTGACCAATACTACTTGTCCTTCTTCATAGGATATATCGGCTCGCGGGCATTTACGGCGATTCAGTATCTGACGGCCCACAAGTCAAAAGGCGAGCATCAGCAGCAAGCGGCTCGTTACTTGGGTATCTGTTTCCTTATTGGCATATTGATCTCATCAGGTTCATTGTTCTTCGATTCCTGGCTGCGCTACGTGATTTTGTATGCGGGGATTGCCGTTGACATCGTACTTCCGTTGATCGGACGCAAAAATCTGGTGAAAGTACCGGTTCAGACCCATCATTTGTTGGAACGTTTCGCGCTCTTTACACTTATCCTGCTGGGTGAATCGGTGGTAAGCATTATCGCTGTGCTGCAAGCCGATCATTGGGATATGAAATCCATCTTGTTTGCTGCCTTTACGTCCATCTTTGTCATTGCGATATGGTGGCAGTACTTCGATAACGTGGAGAAAAAGGTCAGCAAAGAGATTCAGACTGCCGGGCAAGCGATCATATACGGCCATCTGTTCATCTACATCTCCATGAGTATGATCGCTGCTTCAATTCAGCTGTTATATCAGAATCAGTTAAACTATGTGTTCATGCTAGGGTTTGTGTTTGGATCAACGCTGCTATATTTCTTGTCGACCTCACTTGTGTTCCACCGTTACAGACACGCACATCTACGACTCCGGCCACGCCATCTGGCAGTCATGGTGGGGTTACTGTTGGCATTTGTCCTTATTGATCTGGTCTACCGGGTTCCGAGTTATGTCATCATGGGCGAAGAGATGTTATTCTTCCTGGTATATGCGAAACTTACAACTTGATATAGTGATCTAAAATGAAGAAAAGTCACGGACAACAGGCGTCCGTGGCTTTTTATTATGCCGCTAATCGTGGACAAGTTTTAATAATATAAATAAAGCACAAATCTAATTTAATTTCTTCTATAGAATCTGTTAATATGAGACTAGGTACAAGTGAATCTACCAGATCATAGAATATCTTTTATATAAAATGAGTGTACGTTTTGTTATATAAATTGAACTAAACATTTATACGAAACGGAGAGGACAGAAAAAACCTGAAGAAGCGAAAGCGTTCGCCTTTATCCCCGGATTTTCCCCATATAAGGGGGATTCATAAAATCTGGGGATAACAGCGATCGGAAGGTTATTCTGTCATCGGAGTGTCCAGTGTAAATATTCTTTAGTTCAATTTATATAGTTCATTTTATATATAGCGATTCGTAGATATGGGGATGACAATCAGGAGGGAAATCATTGAGCACACATCAAATCGGAGTTCCATTGGAAGGGTTTGCAGAGTTTAGTCGTACGGTTGCCGCTGAAGGAGCCGTTTTACTCAGAAATGAAGGCCAAGTGCTTCCACTTCGTGAAAACGAAAACGTTTCAGTTTTTGGACGGATTCAAGTGAATTATTATCGTAGCGGTACAGGTTCAGGCGGTAGTGTACATGTGGCCTACACAACGAATCTATTAGATGGTCTTCGCAGCAAAAAGAATATTGCTGTTAATGAAGAGCTGGCAACTGTCTATGAGAAGTGGATTGAGGAAAATCCATTTGATGATGGTGGAAAAGTATGGGCAGCCGAGCCATGGAATCAGAAAGAAATGCCTTTGACGGATGAACTTGTTGCACAGGCTAGAAGCAAATCCAGCAAAGCCATCATCGTGATTGGACGTACAGCAGGAGAAGACCAGGATAATGCCGATGCGCCAGGAAGTTACCAACTGACAGAAGATGAGAAAGCGATGTTGAAGCAAGTCACTTCGCAGTTCGAACACACAATTGTTGTGTTGAATGTCTCAAATATCATCGACATGAGCTGGTTAAACGAAACGTATCTACATCCGATCCAAGGCGTAATTTACTCCTGGCATGGCGGTATGGAGGGTGGCAACGCGATTGCTGATGTGCTGGCGGGCGACGTTACACCAAGCGGTAAACTGACAGATACGATTGCATATTCCATCGAAGATTATCCTTCGACAAGCAACTACGGCAATGAGTTTAAGAACCTGTATCAGGAAGATATCTATGTAGGTTATCGTTATTTCGAAACGTTTCGACCTGAACGCGTTCAGTTTGAATTCGGTTACGGCCTGTCTTATACGACGTTTTTGGCCCAACACGAAGAAGCAAAATCAGTGTCCAAAGACGGCGAAACCTACATTGAAGTTCGTGTAAATGTGACCAACTCAGGTACAACATATGCAGGCAAAGAGGTTGTGCAAGTTTATTATGAAGCACCACAAGGCAAACTGGGACAACCGGTGAAGGCTTTGGTGGCTTTTGGAAAAACAGGATTGTTGCAGCCGGGCGAGTCAGAACTTCTGACGATCAGCTTCCCGATCCATGCCATGGCATCTTACGATGATGCAGGCGTTACAGGTCATGCTTCCGCATACGTTCTGGAAGAAGGCACATACCGACTGCACGTAGGAACCAGTGTGAAACAAGTGCAGCATATCAGCATCGATGGCCAGGATGGATATGTTATTGAATCCCTTCAATTGGTGGAGCAACTGCAAGAAGCGATGGCCCCAACCGAAGATTTTACACGGATGAAACCAGGTTCGCGCAAGGAAGATGGATCTTATGAACTGACTTATGCAGAAGTACCGAAACGTAAGATATCCATGGCGAACCGGATTGAGCAGAATCTCCCGCAAACGCTGGAGCAGACGGGTAATCAGGGCCACAAGCTGAGTGACGTTAAGGCTGGCAAAGTGAGTCTGGAAACCTTCATCGCTCAACTGAGTGATCAGGATCTGGCAGCGATTGTCCGTGGTGAAGGCATGAGCAGTCCGCTCGTTACTTCGGGGACGGCATCTGCATTTGGTGGTGTCAGCGACAGCTTGTTTAACTACGGTATTCCGGTAGCATGTACGGCAGATGGCCCGTCCGGTATTCGTATGGATAGTGGCGAAAAGGCAACACAGGTATCTATTGGTACGTTGCTTGCGGCGACATGGAACAAGGATCTTGTCGAAGAGTTATATGTGATGGAAGGACAGGAGTTGCTGAGAAATCAGGTGGATACCCTGCTCGGACCTGGACTGAATATCCGCCGGAGCCCGCTCAATGGCCGGAACTTTGAGTATTTCTCTGAAGATCCACTGATCTCAGGTGTATTTGCTGCAGCTTGTACGAAAGGTATTATGAAGGGTGGTTCCAATGCCACACTGAAACACTTTGCCTGCAACAACCAGGAGAAACACCGCAGTAAAGTAGATGCTGTTGTCTCCGAACGTGCACTGCGTGAAATTTATCTGAAAGGGTTCGAAATCGCTGTAAAAGAAGGCGGAGCGAACTCCATCATGACTTCCTACAACCCGATTAACGGACACTGGGCGGCATCTAACTATGACCTGAACACCACAATTCTGCGCGGCGAATGGAATTTCGAGGGAATCGTAATGACCGACTGGTGGGCGATTATGAACGATGTGACTGAAGGTGGAGAGGCTGATCGCAAATACACCAACTGGATGATTCGTGCGCAGAATGATCTCTACATGGTTGTACCGAACTACGGCGCAGAGATTAATGGCTGGGACGATAACACGATTGAATCCTTGGAAAATGGAACATTGACTCGCGGAGAGCTGCAACGCTCGGCGATTAATATCTGCAAGTTCATCATGAATGCACCGGTTTCATCCCGCAAACATGAGATTGTAGAGAATATCGCTTCTTTCCAAGCGAATGCATCCCTATCTTCTGCACAAGCTCAGGATCTGGTTGAGAACGCACAGGTGAAACCTGCGGTAGCTGAACCTGTCTACATGAAAGTGGACGAGGCCGGCCATTACCGGATTATCGTACAGATCATGTCCCCTGAGCCGGAACTGGCTCAAAGTGCATGTAACCTGCTCCTGAATGATCAGTTGGTGACCACTATCCAAACAAATGGTACGGAAGGCAAATGGATCAGACAGAAACTTGTCAAGGTAGACCTTGAAGCAGGACTATATGAATTGAAACTGGACTTCACAAAACCAGGCCTCCAGATTGACTGGATCGAATTCAAACAGGTGTAGAAGATAATCGGAAATATCAGGTGACAAGAGCGATCGAAAGGTTGTTCTGTCATTCAAAATAGAATACGTTGGCATATGACAAAGGACACTGTACTCGGGTGTCCTTTGTTGTAACACAGAATAGCTACTGTTATGATAGTGTTATGAGATTCGTAGTTCTGAACAATGGGGTCAGGGGTGTTGCGAGGAATGAGAAATTATAATTTTTTGAGTCCAATCCTGCTGGTTGTGGTGGCGCTGATTGTGAGAGGCCTGGTGACTAACCTGGGAGTTCTTTTCGGATTATCACAAGAAGTGGCGAGTAATATTGCCATGATAGCTATGATCATTGTTGCACTGATTATGTTTAATCGCATGACGAAGGCTCGGCGTAAAAAATAGAAAAGCTCGGATGACCAGAAGGTTATCCAAGACACGAAGACACCCTCCGGGTGTTTTTTTTGTATTGACGTTCTGATCCTAACGTTTTAGACTATTGCTAATAAATAATAACGTTATAAATAACAAAAATAACAAAAATCAATCAGGCAAGGTACTGATGTCCGTTGCACTCTCTATTTGCCAGCCCCATTCCGGTCACACAAAGGAGAATCCATTCATGAAGA
This window contains:
- a CDS encoding TPM domain-containing protein; translation: MRKRTPLAVMATLLLLVITLVAPLIPMSSASAAESKNLIYDEANLLSEQEKSELNLLANQYGAERQTDFVIYTTNNVENQDVMLLTEDFYDEQGLGYDKKFGNAVILTMDMNNREVYLAGFYKAKEYLSDQRLDAIRTRITSELSSGDYKLAFEKYIELSYKYMGYEPGVNPNNILFNGWFQLGVSVVLGGIVVGIMTYCSGGRVTVNRATYEDSSNSSVIDRQDRYIRTTVTKRKIEKNNNNGGGGGGGGTSRGGHSHSGSRGSF
- a CDS encoding SPFH domain-containing protein, which translates into the protein MGFFRNQFSNVVEWEEFRDDMIFWKWSNREIKKGSKLIIRSGQDAIFLNNGKVEGIFEDEGSFNIDSEIIPFLSTLKGFKFGFNSGMRVEVLFVNTKEFTVRWGTQSPVLIPTPQLPGGMPIRANGTFNFKVSDYVTLIDKIAGIKQSYLVEDVKIRITSVLDQLLMKWISREGKDMFNLQANASDIAKGIQEDLDMQMMDIGIGITGFQVMSFNYPKEIQDMITKTASHEMIGNLQKYQQVSMTDGIASGKVQGGGAASDMAGMMMGMNMANEMMKNMNQNQGQNQNNNANSSSNQNADEKPAGNSNGDSNTSSSTEGNKKPNFCPNCGAKNEGANFCPNCGQKLG
- a CDS encoding DUF896 domain-containing protein, which encodes MIPTLTRINELSRKAKEGGLTEMEKEEQVRLRQEYLQTFRGSVNDILLNATIYDPNGDDVTPDKLKQEQANQNKN
- a CDS encoding ring-cleaving dioxygenase, with protein sequence MTIQTAGIHHITAFAGDPQANVDFYAGVLGLRLVKKTINFDAPDVYHLYFGDEHGSPGTIITFFPSAGSPRGKIGGGQVGITSYVIPPGSIGFWQNRLEQYNIEVTKTSRFNEDLLQFEDGEGLRLELVEREEGATSTWAHEGIPTDKAIKGFGGAVLFSVNPQRTMDALEKILGFVRVSENEEYARFRSSGDIGNVVDVPVTRMALGMGGAGTVHHIAWRAKDDEEHAQWSEAVRDYGYQPTPVRDRQYFNAIYFREAGGILFEIATDPPGFAKDEPADSLGQKLMLPEWFEKYRPQIEDNLQPIEVRTLVPATAAN
- a CDS encoding low temperature requirement protein A, giving the protein MMEKKVTWLELFYDLLFVAAVAKAGHVLLHAEHGVITFEYLMKFVLIFIPVWWAWVGQTLFINRYGQDILIHRIFLILQLLSVMVMTASLSTHFDQYYLSFFIGYIGSRAFTAIQYLTAHKSKGEHQQQAARYLGICFLIGILISSGSLFFDSWLRYVILYAGIAVDIVLPLIGRKNLVKVPVQTHHLLERFALFTLILLGESVVSIIAVLQADHWDMKSILFAAFTSIFVIAIWWQYFDNVEKKVSKEIQTAGQAIIYGHLFIYISMSMIAASIQLLYQNQLNYVFMLGFVFGSTLLYFLSTSLVFHRYRHAHLRLRPRHLAVMVGLLLAFVLIDLVYRVPSYVIMGEEMLFFLVYAKLTT
- a CDS encoding glycoside hydrolase family 3 C-terminal domain-containing protein codes for the protein MSTHQIGVPLEGFAEFSRTVAAEGAVLLRNEGQVLPLRENENVSVFGRIQVNYYRSGTGSGGSVHVAYTTNLLDGLRSKKNIAVNEELATVYEKWIEENPFDDGGKVWAAEPWNQKEMPLTDELVAQARSKSSKAIIVIGRTAGEDQDNADAPGSYQLTEDEKAMLKQVTSQFEHTIVVLNVSNIIDMSWLNETYLHPIQGVIYSWHGGMEGGNAIADVLAGDVTPSGKLTDTIAYSIEDYPSTSNYGNEFKNLYQEDIYVGYRYFETFRPERVQFEFGYGLSYTTFLAQHEEAKSVSKDGETYIEVRVNVTNSGTTYAGKEVVQVYYEAPQGKLGQPVKALVAFGKTGLLQPGESELLTISFPIHAMASYDDAGVTGHASAYVLEEGTYRLHVGTSVKQVQHISIDGQDGYVIESLQLVEQLQEAMAPTEDFTRMKPGSRKEDGSYELTYAEVPKRKISMANRIEQNLPQTLEQTGNQGHKLSDVKAGKVSLETFIAQLSDQDLAAIVRGEGMSSPLVTSGTASAFGGVSDSLFNYGIPVACTADGPSGIRMDSGEKATQVSIGTLLAATWNKDLVEELYVMEGQELLRNQVDTLLGPGLNIRRSPLNGRNFEYFSEDPLISGVFAAACTKGIMKGGSNATLKHFACNNQEKHRSKVDAVVSERALREIYLKGFEIAVKEGGANSIMTSYNPINGHWAASNYDLNTTILRGEWNFEGIVMTDWWAIMNDVTEGGEADRKYTNWMIRAQNDLYMVVPNYGAEINGWDDNTIESLENGTLTRGELQRSAINICKFIMNAPVSSRKHEIVENIASFQANASLSSAQAQDLVENAQVKPAVAEPVYMKVDEAGHYRIIVQIMSPEPELAQSACNLLLNDQLVTTIQTNGTEGKWIRQKLVKVDLEAGLYELKLDFTKPGLQIDWIEFKQV